Proteins from a genomic interval of Macrobrachium nipponense isolate FS-2020 chromosome 28, ASM1510439v2, whole genome shotgun sequence:
- the LOC135201573 gene encoding histone-lysine N-methyltransferase PRDM9-like: MAFTGQSQVPKSSAVDAEDFKSGLAATSGETATEKLKLGHSRVNEEKSVPVSTTQVAPKTGVPSVLKYLLISKRVYDLYDVPNKVGESEGIIAGDSRERKGCSGNEITGDTGEVVDTGLQTSKSPKVTEAIEDVSNSSTDRKYECKLCLSVLKNRLLFWQHLHEHSQEVPYTCKNCLENFDNEKVLKIHYMHRCGCAACGKQIRGSHAGPHAKGCRLGNPFLCTGCSNRFPSSDVFRKHLRSHINKENSYICKECGEIFLCKSDARKHEFLKNNCSGPVIQAFTSEADIFKFDFPDEEREEVMPLSPVNIESEFNSSALDPLAIDKEESSAFGSIGY, translated from the coding sequence ATGGCCTTTACTGGTCAAAGTCAAGTACCAAAGTCCTCAGCAGTGGACGCTGAGGATTTTAAGAGTGGTCTTGCAGCTACTTCTGGAGAGACAGCCACAGAAAAATTAAAGTTGGGTCATTCCCGTGTAAATGAAGAGAAATCTGTGCCAGTCAGTACCACTCAGGTAGCTCCCAAAACAGGAGTTCCTTCAGTTTTGAAATACCTGTTAATTAGTAAAAGGGTATATGATCTGTATGATGTACCTAATAAGGTGGGTGAATCAGAAGGGATTATTGCTGGGGATTCTAGGGAAAGAAAAGGTTGTTCTGGCAATGAAATTACAGGGGATACTGGTGAAGTGGTTGACACAGGTTTGCAAACTTCAAAATCCCCAAAAGTTACAGAAGCAATTGAGGATGTTAGCAATAGTTCAACTGATAGAAAATATGAATGTAAATTGTGTTTGAGTGTATTGAAGAACAGACTATTATTTTGGCAACACTTGCATGAGCATTCACAGGAAGTTCCTTATACATGCAAAAATTGTTTGgaaaattttgataatgaaaaggTATTGAAAATTCATTATATGCATAGATGTGGCTGTGCTGCTTGTGGGAAACAAATACGAGGAAGCCATGCAGGTCCTCATGCCAAAGGGTGCCGTTTGGGTAACCCTTTCTTGTGTACGGGTTGTAGCAATAGGTTCCCGTCTTCTGACGTTTTCAGAAAACATTTAAGATCTCATATTAATAAGGAGAACTCATACATATGCAAAGAGTGTGGGGAGATATTTCTTTGTAAATCTGATGCAAGGAAACATGAATTTCTAAAAAACAATTGTTCAGGTCCAGTTATCCAGGCTTTTACAAGTGAGGCTGATATATTCAAATTTGATTTTCCtgatgaagaaagagaagaggtAATGCCATTGTCTCCTGTAAATATTGAGAGTGAGTTTAATTCCAGTGCTTTGGATCCATTGGCAATTGACAAAGAAGAATCCAGTGCTTTTGGATCCATTGGGTATTGA
- the LOC135201574 gene encoding probable G-protein coupled receptor Mth-like 1 isoform X2: MVLGLTKMTLLLLASLLLTWVRGSLEEAPVIRKCCAQDEFFDAITWHCVKANLEEELTLEHHIKNLLRDTSTNITYRTGRLSSCPVLEIEVMTPQSHAFLTDGRLQDLGFGVTYDHKHYCTELQASSPEELTNGTLVAEVCPRVKNCCNESQNDALSLDCHAHLGSTGHYVDQIHTFLNTPLISDTFSVENARSFRIVKSDKIFAYNNDGTMHLCDFSEKCFPVSSCCKEFFGEDSGAFICQNKFNKCCSSHEIWSDNGCVATKRKFRSSSHMTELMESYLPQTAQPNRSGKTCNTTFKSADKHILWWIDGEGTLSVQNNEGSLSTTNYCVEDYEDNTGAADSMVMLCLWDIAQILPEETLDHYSEGLPFGKCCPEGQYLNGNFSCISGEYDLDILNEPQFVAAKVTELIHTGFPKCKNLVENYISYDFGQQNKSDYAILVDDQTMGVNVIDDESGCNFTFEKLRNTDYCIDYFLGNTTRIQIFICSNMYRLSLKHQEKYIIIPTLMGVSCAALLYTAYVLLCSRVRRGIVTVKKINTLAGRILLSYVFSYFLAFMFMIIQQTAPLTNDGKVCPLIAGSVLFFMLAAFLWNTSICLEPLLLTLDVRVPENCRLLCHCLWGWGVPAIITAVALTLDHYRKHLDCSIVTPKIGLNSCLFSDDKARLLYLYTPMSISLLANVVFLISSKLARRIKLKQLEQAAHHIKNDDNHKSSEGQRPNAKPSLRQHSGLRKYENRNVWVDSTKLVFWAGSTWVLELVAFLIGYYKSIPGEKWYTYLWYLPIAINCLRGVGIFFIIVLTADVRKKLFKRLLITCPRIKTLRKAISSPSKTGNTVSSTSGKQSTSKDKTSSILEPETTVTKL; this comes from the exons ATGGTCTTGGGACTCACGAAAATGACTCTGCTCTTGCTTGCTTCCTTGCTCCTGACGTGGGTGAGGGGGAGTCTGGAGGAAGCCCCAGTTATCAGAAAATGCTGTGCTCAAGATGAGTTTTTCGACGCCATCACATGGCACTGTGTAAAAGCGAATTTAGAAGAAGAACTAACACTTGAACACCACATCAAGAATCTCCTCAGAGACACTTCAACAAACATCACTTACAGAACTGGAAGGCTGAGCTCATGTCCCGTATTGGAAATAGAGGTGATGACGCCACAAAGCCATGCATTTCTAACAGATGGGCGTCTCCAAGACCTCGGGTTCGGGGTGACATACGACCACAAACACTACTGTACAGAACTCCAGGCATCGTCGCCGGAGGAGCTGACGAATGGCACTCTGGTAGCTGAAGTCTGTCCGAGAGTCAAAAACTGCTGTAATGAAAGCCAGAACGATGCACTTTCTCTCGACTGTCATGCTCATCTTGGGAGTACCGGTCACTACGTTGATCAAATTCACACATTCCTCAACACTCCCCTGATCTCTGACACATTTTCGGTTGAAAACGCCAGATCTTTCAGGATAGTCAAATCAGACAAGATCTTTGCATACAACAACGATGGCACAATGCATCTTTGCGACTTCTCAGAGAAATGTTTTCCAGTTTCATCTTGCTGCAAAGAATTCTTTGGCGAGGATAGTGGCGCCTTCATATGTCAAAACAAGTTCAATAAATGTTGCTCTTCTCATGAAATCTGGTCTGACAACGGTTGCGTAGCAACAAAACGGAAATTCAGGTCATCTAGCCACATGACAGAACTAATGGAATCCTACCTTCCCCAAACAGCACAGCCTAACCGATCTGGTAAGACCTGCAATACCACATTCAAATCAGCAGATAAGCACATTCTCTGGTGGATAGACGGCGAAGGCACTCTGTCTGTGCAAAACAATGAGGGGAGTCTAAGTACAACCAATTATTGTGTGGAGGATTATGAGGACAATACAGGTGCTGCAGACTCTATGGTAATGCTGTGTCTGTGGGACATAGCTCAGATCTTACCTGAAGAAACACTCGATCATTATAGCGAGGGTCTCCCATTTGGGAAATGTTGTCCAGAGGGCCAGTACCTCAATGGAAACTTTAGCTGCATTAGCGGGGAATATGACTTGGACATTCTCAATGAACCACAGTTTGTGGCTGCCAAAGTTACGGAATTAATACACACAGGCTTTCCTAAGTGTAAAAATCTAGTAGAGAATTACATATCATATGATTTCGGTCAGCAGAACAAGAGCGATTATGCCATACTTGTTGATGACCAGACAATGGGTGTGAATGTAATAGATGATGAAAGTGGCTGCAATTTTACATTTGAGAAACTAAGAAACACAGATTACTGCATCGATTACTTCCTTGGCAACACCACCAGGATACAAATCTTTATCTGCAGCAATATGTACAGACTGTCTTTGAAAcaccaagaaaagtacattattatACCTACGTTGATGGGGGTATCATGCGCTGCTCTCTTGTACACCGCTTACGTCCTCCTCTGCAGCAGAGTCAGACGAGGCATTGTTACAGTGAAAAAA ATTAACACACTGGCTGGGAGAATTCTTCTGAGCTACGTATTCTCTTACTTTCTGGCGTTTATGTTCATGATAATTCAACAGACAGCACCCCTGACCAATGACGGCAAGGTTTGTCCCTTAATAG CTGGGTCCGTATTGTTCTTCATGTTAGCTGCCTTCCTGTGGAATACGTCCATCTGTCTGGAGCCGCTGCTTCTCACTCT AGACGTCAGGGTTCCAGAAAATTGCCGGTTATTGTGCCACTGTTTGTGGGGATGGGGCGTGCCGGCCATAATCACAGCAGTGGCTTTGACCCTTGACCATTACAGAAAACATCTGGATTGTTCAATTGTCACACCAAAGATTGGCCTCAACTCCTGCTTATTCTCTG ATGACAAAGCCCGACTACTTTACTTGTACACGCCGATGTCAATCTCCCTCTTGGCAAATGTCGTCTTCTTGATCAGCAGCAAGCTGGCCAGACGTATAAAACTCAAACAGCTGGAACAAGCAGCTCATCATATTAAAAACG ATGACAACCACAAAAGTTCCGAGGGACAAAGACCAAACGCCAAACCATCACTGCGTCAGCATTCGGGACTCAGGAAATACGAGAATCGTAATGT ATGGGTTGACTCAACAAAGCTGGTCTTCTGGGCAGGATCCACCTGGGTTTTGGAGCTAGTTGCATTTCTGATAGGTTATTACAAGTCAATTCCTGGCGAGAAGTGGTACACATACCTATGGTATTTGCCCATAGCCATCAACTGCCTCCGAGGCGTCGGCATTTTCTTCATTATTGTTCTCACTGCAGACGTTCGCAAGAAATTGTTCAAAAGGCTCCTCATCACCTGTCCACGGATCAAAACACTCAGAAAGGCAATCAGTTCCCCCTCAAAGACTGGCAACACTGTTTCATCAACCTCTGGCAAGCAATCCACCTCAAAAGACAAAACCTCATCGATCTTGGAGCCAGAGACAACAGTCACCAAGCTCTGA
- the LOC135201574 gene encoding probable G-protein coupled receptor Mth-like 1 isoform X1, with the protein MFYRFLENVAMVLGLTKMTLLLLASLLLTWVRGSLEEAPVIRKCCAQDEFFDAITWHCVKANLEEELTLEHHIKNLLRDTSTNITYRTGRLSSCPVLEIEVMTPQSHAFLTDGRLQDLGFGVTYDHKHYCTELQASSPEELTNGTLVAEVCPRVKNCCNESQNDALSLDCHAHLGSTGHYVDQIHTFLNTPLISDTFSVENARSFRIVKSDKIFAYNNDGTMHLCDFSEKCFPVSSCCKEFFGEDSGAFICQNKFNKCCSSHEIWSDNGCVATKRKFRSSSHMTELMESYLPQTAQPNRSGKTCNTTFKSADKHILWWIDGEGTLSVQNNEGSLSTTNYCVEDYEDNTGAADSMVMLCLWDIAQILPEETLDHYSEGLPFGKCCPEGQYLNGNFSCISGEYDLDILNEPQFVAAKVTELIHTGFPKCKNLVENYISYDFGQQNKSDYAILVDDQTMGVNVIDDESGCNFTFEKLRNTDYCIDYFLGNTTRIQIFICSNMYRLSLKHQEKYIIIPTLMGVSCAALLYTAYVLLCSRVRRGIVTVKKINTLAGRILLSYVFSYFLAFMFMIIQQTAPLTNDGKVCPLIAGSVLFFMLAAFLWNTSICLEPLLLTLDVRVPENCRLLCHCLWGWGVPAIITAVALTLDHYRKHLDCSIVTPKIGLNSCLFSDDKARLLYLYTPMSISLLANVVFLISSKLARRIKLKQLEQAAHHIKNDDNHKSSEGQRPNAKPSLRQHSGLRKYENRNVWVDSTKLVFWAGSTWVLELVAFLIGYYKSIPGEKWYTYLWYLPIAINCLRGVGIFFIIVLTADVRKKLFKRLLITCPRIKTLRKAISSPSKTGNTVSSTSGKQSTSKDKTSSILEPETTVTKL; encoded by the exons GTTCTTGGAAAATGTTGCCATGGTCTTGGGACTCACGAAAATGACTCTGCTCTTGCTTGCTTCCTTGCTCCTGACGTGGGTGAGGGGGAGTCTGGAGGAAGCCCCAGTTATCAGAAAATGCTGTGCTCAAGATGAGTTTTTCGACGCCATCACATGGCACTGTGTAAAAGCGAATTTAGAAGAAGAACTAACACTTGAACACCACATCAAGAATCTCCTCAGAGACACTTCAACAAACATCACTTACAGAACTGGAAGGCTGAGCTCATGTCCCGTATTGGAAATAGAGGTGATGACGCCACAAAGCCATGCATTTCTAACAGATGGGCGTCTCCAAGACCTCGGGTTCGGGGTGACATACGACCACAAACACTACTGTACAGAACTCCAGGCATCGTCGCCGGAGGAGCTGACGAATGGCACTCTGGTAGCTGAAGTCTGTCCGAGAGTCAAAAACTGCTGTAATGAAAGCCAGAACGATGCACTTTCTCTCGACTGTCATGCTCATCTTGGGAGTACCGGTCACTACGTTGATCAAATTCACACATTCCTCAACACTCCCCTGATCTCTGACACATTTTCGGTTGAAAACGCCAGATCTTTCAGGATAGTCAAATCAGACAAGATCTTTGCATACAACAACGATGGCACAATGCATCTTTGCGACTTCTCAGAGAAATGTTTTCCAGTTTCATCTTGCTGCAAAGAATTCTTTGGCGAGGATAGTGGCGCCTTCATATGTCAAAACAAGTTCAATAAATGTTGCTCTTCTCATGAAATCTGGTCTGACAACGGTTGCGTAGCAACAAAACGGAAATTCAGGTCATCTAGCCACATGACAGAACTAATGGAATCCTACCTTCCCCAAACAGCACAGCCTAACCGATCTGGTAAGACCTGCAATACCACATTCAAATCAGCAGATAAGCACATTCTCTGGTGGATAGACGGCGAAGGCACTCTGTCTGTGCAAAACAATGAGGGGAGTCTAAGTACAACCAATTATTGTGTGGAGGATTATGAGGACAATACAGGTGCTGCAGACTCTATGGTAATGCTGTGTCTGTGGGACATAGCTCAGATCTTACCTGAAGAAACACTCGATCATTATAGCGAGGGTCTCCCATTTGGGAAATGTTGTCCAGAGGGCCAGTACCTCAATGGAAACTTTAGCTGCATTAGCGGGGAATATGACTTGGACATTCTCAATGAACCACAGTTTGTGGCTGCCAAAGTTACGGAATTAATACACACAGGCTTTCCTAAGTGTAAAAATCTAGTAGAGAATTACATATCATATGATTTCGGTCAGCAGAACAAGAGCGATTATGCCATACTTGTTGATGACCAGACAATGGGTGTGAATGTAATAGATGATGAAAGTGGCTGCAATTTTACATTTGAGAAACTAAGAAACACAGATTACTGCATCGATTACTTCCTTGGCAACACCACCAGGATACAAATCTTTATCTGCAGCAATATGTACAGACTGTCTTTGAAAcaccaagaaaagtacattattatACCTACGTTGATGGGGGTATCATGCGCTGCTCTCTTGTACACCGCTTACGTCCTCCTCTGCAGCAGAGTCAGACGAGGCATTGTTACAGTGAAAAAA ATTAACACACTGGCTGGGAGAATTCTTCTGAGCTACGTATTCTCTTACTTTCTGGCGTTTATGTTCATGATAATTCAACAGACAGCACCCCTGACCAATGACGGCAAGGTTTGTCCCTTAATAG CTGGGTCCGTATTGTTCTTCATGTTAGCTGCCTTCCTGTGGAATACGTCCATCTGTCTGGAGCCGCTGCTTCTCACTCT AGACGTCAGGGTTCCAGAAAATTGCCGGTTATTGTGCCACTGTTTGTGGGGATGGGGCGTGCCGGCCATAATCACAGCAGTGGCTTTGACCCTTGACCATTACAGAAAACATCTGGATTGTTCAATTGTCACACCAAAGATTGGCCTCAACTCCTGCTTATTCTCTG ATGACAAAGCCCGACTACTTTACTTGTACACGCCGATGTCAATCTCCCTCTTGGCAAATGTCGTCTTCTTGATCAGCAGCAAGCTGGCCAGACGTATAAAACTCAAACAGCTGGAACAAGCAGCTCATCATATTAAAAACG ATGACAACCACAAAAGTTCCGAGGGACAAAGACCAAACGCCAAACCATCACTGCGTCAGCATTCGGGACTCAGGAAATACGAGAATCGTAATGT ATGGGTTGACTCAACAAAGCTGGTCTTCTGGGCAGGATCCACCTGGGTTTTGGAGCTAGTTGCATTTCTGATAGGTTATTACAAGTCAATTCCTGGCGAGAAGTGGTACACATACCTATGGTATTTGCCCATAGCCATCAACTGCCTCCGAGGCGTCGGCATTTTCTTCATTATTGTTCTCACTGCAGACGTTCGCAAGAAATTGTTCAAAAGGCTCCTCATCACCTGTCCACGGATCAAAACACTCAGAAAGGCAATCAGTTCCCCCTCAAAGACTGGCAACACTGTTTCATCAACCTCTGGCAAGCAATCCACCTCAAAAGACAAAACCTCATCGATCTTGGAGCCAGAGACAACAGTCACCAAGCTCTGA
- the LOC135201878 gene encoding uncharacterized protein LOC135201878 has product MMVLLLPSPFKLIYYSEVWMPRQSYKWESDDIEMSFVVVEFLHEEAVEVVHKSWIVKKENGVYCYWPPKADASAKVKKEEMPDKERWNLHEIRLFSFAETYTKALERAKRAEDTSNVETDQECLKRRTTKKPDKFGFSDNEEADDEDGDSLQLCHTPTVAMLPQPPQPTSDAKYGGFDASSRDSSSLPDPYQQKVHRNGSVENYKSDYL; this is encoded by the exons ATGATGGTATTACTTCTGCCAAGTCCATTTAAACTGATATACTATTCTGAAGTTTGGATGCCACGTCAAAGTTATAAATGGGAATCTGATGATATAGAG ATGTCGTTTGTGGTCGTGGAGTTTCTGCATGAGGAAGCTGTAGAAGTAGTCCACAAGTCATGGATAGTGAAGAAAGAAAAT GGTGTGTATTGTTACTGGCCTCCAAAGGCTGATGCTTCAGCTAAAGTCAAGAAGGAAGAAATGCCTGATAAAGAAAGATGGAATCTACATGAAATtagattattttcatttgctg AAACCTACACTAAGGCTTTGGAACGGGCTAAGAGAGCAGAGGATACATCAAATGTAGAAACAGACCAGGAATGTCTCAAACGCAGAACTACCAAAAAGCCAGATAAATTTGGCTTCTCAGACAATGAAGAGGCTGATG ATGAAGATGGTGATAGTCTCCAGCTATGCCATACACCAACTGTTGCTATGTTGCCACAGCCTCCTCAGCCTACAAGTGACGCCAAATACG GAGGATTTGATGCATCTTCCAGAGACAGCTCTTCATTGCCCGACCCCTACCAACAAAAAGTCCATAGAAATGGCAGTGTAGAGAACTACAAATCAG attATCTCTAG